A window of the Lepisosteus oculatus isolate fLepOcu1 chromosome 14, fLepOcu1.hap2, whole genome shotgun sequence genome harbors these coding sequences:
- the LOC138242663 gene encoding uncharacterized protein: MALPIIPAAFLLVLWTTESCAGPVTVRFLDSATLPCISKDPAPVDQPAVKWVLSTGRPVLYVEGGRPHSGPGFKHRAQMSGDKARLGNYSLTIAAVTFSDTGLYECYREAKRDHLQFLEDTYLTVTAHEENVTHQSGASLSLPLHTTGPVEVLFDPAGSTQSSRVLLSSAGPPDPGYEHRVSVQNSSLTLRSLTPADQGSYTVRDLQGNTISTVTVTSVFLYHPLS, encoded by the exons ATGGCGCTCCCGATAATCCCTGCTGCCTTTTTACTGGTGCTCTGGACCACGG AGTCCTGTGCTGGCCCTGTCACTGTGAGATTTTTGGACTCGGCTACACTGCCCTGCATCTCCAAGGATCCAGCCCCTGTGGACCAGCCTGCTGTAAAATGGGTGTTGTCTACAGGAAGACCTGTGCTGTATGTCGAAGGTGGAAGACCTCATTCTGGACCCGGGTTCAAGCACAGAGCCCAGATGTCCGGAGACAAGGCCAGACTGGGAAATTACTCCCTGACCATCGCTGCTGTGACGTTCTCCGACACGGGCCTGTATGAGTGCTATCGGGAAGCCAAGCGAGACCACCTGCAGTTCCTGGAGGACACTTATCTCACTGTCACAG CTCATGAAGAAAATGTCACCCATCAGTCTggagcctctctgtctctccctctccatactactggtccagtggaggtgctgtttgatcctgcaggatccACCCAGTCTTCCAGagtcttactgagcagcgcagggcCCCCTGACCCCGGGTATGAACACagagtgtcagtgcagaacagctctctgacactgcgctccctcactccagctgatcaggggagctacacagtgagggaccttcaGGGAAACACCATCAGCACTGTGACAGTCACT AGTGTGTTCTTATATCATCCTTTATCctga